The following is a genomic window from Penaeus chinensis breed Huanghai No. 1 chromosome 7, ASM1920278v2, whole genome shotgun sequence.
ttattatccttatcaatatcattatcatgattatcttacgatcatcgttattattatcatcattgttattattactattgttacttttattattattatcattattattattattatcattattatttttatcatcatcatcattatcatcttcatcatcatttaatattattagtttagtaaatatattattataatcattattagtatcattattatcaccatcatcatcatcataggcatcactagtataataattattattactgttattatcattattatcatttcaatgatcattatcattattatcatcattataatttttatcatatcatccttatcattatgatgatgatcatcctcattatcattttcataactatcatcatcattattataacatcatcattatcatgaccatcattattaaccttcgttttttttccctgtcATTGTTTGTGTTTCCAATGAACTTACTCTGAAAAACGTAGAATTTGCAGTTTGGATTCAAATCACATTTGATTGAACAGTAAACTTGCGGTATAGTTAGTCTGTTGGGAGGCACGGCGATCGTAGCTATTGAAGAACAAGAGGTGAGGGATGCATCATTCTGGGCCATGACAAcctgaatgaaaataaatgaatgaggtgaataaaaaaggaataattgTATAAGCACGGTACTTATCAATAATTCACGCTTCCTTTAGGTTTCTGTGAGATCACTGCTACTCGTCTTCCAACTGAACTATCGTGTAGCAGCAAGAATAAGCCTATGATTATTCCTCTAACCTTCTTGAACAAGGTGGTAGTAGAATCGACTCCAGACCAGGCCAAACACGCGGCCACGGCTACAGTCAGATAAAGACGGCAGCCCTTTCGCGAGGCGACCATCGTGTTGTCTGATGCTTATATCTTCTCTCAGACTCTGATAAAAGAAATAACTAAAGAGTTAACATTTTTGTCTGAGTAAGATCAAGAGAGGAGGTACTAGTGTCTCATACCGGTTACTATACTGGTATTCCGTCTTCTTCATGCAAATGTAAATGGCATTGAATATCTAAGCGCAGAGCATTTTTCATACATCTTTCGTGAAAGTGGAAAATTACCtgcaggtgaaaaaaaaaacaaaaaaactgtagTTTAGAAcagctgaaagaaaaagaaatcgcaAATAAAGCGATATGAATACTTCAAAGTTCCTAAAGGCAAAGTCACTGTGAACTTCACAATCATATATTTAGCATTGATAATGGTGattcaaaaagaaatatatatatatacgttgcctTCCTGACAAAAGCGAGTATGATACATACTCATTACATGGTTTTTACTCTTCTTCGGTAACTCCCAAGAGTGTTATTCGTCATCGGGAAGTGTTCGGGTATTCTATAGACGTATTTATTTATGGGTGTGTGATATATAACGTTATTCACGCGATGGATATCTATCAGAAGGAATTCAATAAAGTTTGAAGctatttatgaatattcaaaaGATCTTGATGGACCTGCTgaaagttattattatatatatatattttttttttttttttttttttttttttttttttttttttttttttttttttttattgttagcatATAGCATGTTCTCCTGAAAAGTTTTACTTTTGCATTTTGTATTTCTCGATCTCATGCGATTTACAcataccttttttcttcttttttttctaatatagcACGTAAGTAGGAAATTTTAACACAGTGCATACATTTCTTACTCGTTTTATAAAACCCTGACGGAGGTCAATATCTTGACGTAAAACCTTCATTTATGTTTGACTAAAGCTGACGAATTTAAGATCGTAATATACATTTTCTGGATTTTCTGATGTTAGAGATGGTAAGAATCGCAgaagtgcagaaaaaaaaaacttgcctaTTCTATCATGTGacagaataaccattgtattttCGCGTTGCTAGGAAAATAACTGTTACTCTACTGTTAATCAACACACTCAGAGCAATTTATGTATCATAAACAAAGCAACGTTTGCTCATATTAGGGATATGTACTAAGCACTTAAGCAcgcgtaaatacacacagacacgctcatATATAGTTATAGGCCTAGTCATAATCTGCCATGTCACCTCTGTATAtgaaactttttctttctttctttatttgtttatttatttttacggaGATCTGGCAGTTGATAAACTAGATACCTTTATGGCCGATATTTATCCTGACAAAACCTATTCAGGTTACTAACTCTCTCCAAAGGGAGCTAGTGATAAAAAAATCGCCAGTTGGTACATTCCATTTGGCTTATGGGAACTTTTCAAGTAAACATGGAGAATAGAACGATAATATCTATAAAGATAGAATAAAGGTACACatcgaaacaaacacaaaatttcGAGTGCAAAATATTAAGACAAcgaatataattattgtttcggtggcattttttttataagatactGGTCAGTGCTTTTCCTTTTCACACGACTCATAACACAGCTCCAGTGTACTCCTTATTACATATCATTTAAAGATAGCAGGTTTATGCATTTGGGAAGGATAAAGATGGCAAAAAGAGAGCGTCAATTTTACAACAGGAGTTTTAGAAAGCCAATAACAACTAATAAAATCTACAGGATGATGAACTGGCTAGGAAATGTGAACCTGATATGGCAACTAGCATGAACTAGCATATTATCCATACTGCTAGAGAGGATATACGTTTTCCATAGAAATACTCTATGGATTTACAATTTAGTTTTTGTAAAATACATCCATGATAAACTAGTAAGGAAAATATAAACCATAGACTGTTACTGATgacacaatattaatattaacattgatagtaatacaCTCTTACCCTACTTGTCCAATAGCCAGGAATCCTTACAATCGAGGTAGAACATTAAGGAAGAAAGACCATTGTGTATCTGAGCTTAATTTGTTGCTTATCGTTTTTCTGTACAACTTGCTTATTGTTCACCCATTCTACTATAAAGCTACCCTGACAGTATCCAGATATAGAAGTAGATTATAGGGATCCTCGATAGTCATGGTTTCCaaatacgaatgaaaaaaaaaaaaaaaaaaaaaaaaaaaaaaaagcagattgtTGCTTAGGTATGTATGAGTAAGTGAGATCAACCTGAAGAGCTTTTGCTCCGTCCTGAGTATTCTTATTGCGCTTTGATTTGTATCAAGCGGAATAGGCCGTTTGCAGAACCGTGGGGAGAGGATTGAGTGGCATTTTCTACTGGAAGGAACTACTGAAAATGTTGATATTATGGTTAGCAGTCTGCATTGCCTCGGTTTGATGTATCATGGGTGTCCTATGGTAGCGGTATTTTTCAGGGCACGCcagggtatgaatatatatctgtatttctttctttctgccataTCAGTTTTCAGTACAAGTCAGCATGGGAGAAAACCTGTTATCAAATAGGTGATTTCCTACAATTTCTcgctttattttttatgatttcatctAGAATGTCTTTTCATAGAGAGTGTTAAAAAACGCATGACTATTGTTCATCATAAGTTTAGAAGAACTTAATTTATATTTCATGGATTAGTGAACATCTTTGCGTATATACTGACTTCAAAACTAAGCGTCTTGAGGCCAGTATACCCAAGAACTCACGATGAAGAGAGTTATTTCGCAATTACTGTAAACTATCAATAATCAGATCTAATAAAATCTACTAAAAATGGGGATAAAGGAAAGCCATATTTATTTCCCATAAGAGAAGCCCCTGTGGAAATATCGGCGATTGGTTTCAAACTTCAGTAGTTATTTAGGCAGATATCTTTCTTAATACtcaaccttcatatatatatatatatatatatatatatatatatatatatatatatatacacacacattcatatacatatacatatatacatatatattcatatacatatatatatatatatatatatatatatatatgtatatatatatatatatatatatatatatatatatatatatatatatatatatatgtgtgtgtgtgtgtgtgtgtgtgtgtgtgtgtgtgtgtgtgtgtatttatatatacacatacatacatacatacatacatatatacatacatacatacatacatacatacatacattcatgcatgcatatatacatatgcatattcatacatacttacattcaaatatatatgtgattatatatatgtatgtatatataattatatatatatatacatatatatatttgtacacacacacacacacacacacacacacacacacacacatacacacacacacagacacacacacacacacacacatacacacattgtaagGCCCATTTCAACACACAACAAAACTCTCCTCAGGGAGGTTCACTAATGGATCTTAAATGTATTTACCATAACCCTAAATGACTTCCTTGGTACCACTTCCCTTACTCTACTATTGACATACAAATAACACAATCCGAAAAAACGCAGGCCTTCCACCCCGTGTACACGATCGCATGCTTTCCTCCACACATCCTACTGCAACGCAACCCTTTTGAATTTCTTATTTCAACCTGTATAACAAAAAGGGTTGCATGCGAGCgacagacagcctacagcacgctAACCGGAACGAACCTCTGTCCGTCCGTTTTAACATTTGAACGAGAGTGATTGGGTAGTGGTTGCATCTCCACCACTACCAAATATTACCGCATCGTGCCAGGCGCGACTTGTGTGCACTCCGGCGCTTATCGGccttatcacacacacgcatacatatgtatatatgtgtgtgtgtgtgtgtttatatatcaaacaaatatatgtatatgtgtatataattttgtatatatatacaaatatattcacatatgactgccgcaatggtccagtgagagagaaagagagagagagagagagagagagagagagaaagagagagagaaagagagagagagagagagagagagagagagagataattagatagaatagatagataggcagatctacatatatacgtatatatatatatatatatatatatatatgcatatacatatacatatatgatataatacatatacatacgtatatataaataaatatatatacatacatatatatatgtatatatatatatatatatatatatatatatatatatatatatatgatatataatataatatatgtacatatataatacgcaaatatatatatatatatatatatatatatatatatatcatatatatacatacatatatatctatatgtatatatatatgcacacacacacacacacacacacacatatatatgtatatgtacgcacacacacacacacacacacacacacacacatatatatatatatatatatatatatatatatatatatatatatgcatatatatatatatatatataaatatatatatatatatatatatatatatatatatatatatatatatatatatatatgactgccgcggtggttTAATGGATAAAGCACTGGACTTCCccgccgtggcagtcgtaaaaaatgcatgTGTTCTGCCTACTAGctcgagccctagaaaacgacatatcgccttgagaagtcaaacgcaggtgtcgtaggggaagtctccgccgtggcacaagtgttagcgcgccgaaccgcggttgattaagaagagcatccaatcaagcaagggttacactgccatataacctcttaacagtgaattgagagaggcctatgtcctgcagtggaatgaatagctgttggaaaaaatgtgtgtatatatatatatatatatatatatatatatatatatatatatatatatttatatatatatatatatatgtgtgtgtgtgtgtgtgtgtgtgtgtgtgtgcgtgcacatatatatatatatatatatatatatatatatatatatatatatatatatatatatatatatatatatttaaatgtgtgtgtgtgtgtgtgtgtgtgtgtgtgtgtgtgtgtgtttgcataaatatatgtatgtatgtatgtatatatatacacacacacacacatttatatatatatatatatatatatatatatatatatatatgtatgtatgtatgtatgtgtgtgtgtgtgtatacgtatatatatatgtatatgtatatatatatatatatatatatatatatatatatatatatatacatatatatatacatatatatatatatatatatatatatatatatatatatatatatatatgtatgtatatgcatttatatatatatatatatatatatatatatatatatatatatatatattcatgtatatatatatatatatatatatatatatatatatatatatatatatatatatatgaccgccaTGACTGACTTCAAATTTTACTCATATCGAGTGAACATTTATTTGGTGTCCAGCTAAAATGGTACAGAAACATTAAATGCACATTCGTGTTATTTTTGTATCAAGATatttacgatgcgattcgtaattaacaGATATGTCAATCCCTATTTGagactacttgaaatatatttgaaaaatatcacACTCtcattggctggccggagtgtatcaaggtagaggcatacacTTGATACAAAACGGAATAATGTTTCAACAGGTTTCAATAATATGACAGAGGATACAGAAaaggcctgcacacacacacacacacacacacacacacacacacacacacacacacacacacacacacacacacgcacacgcgcgcgtgcatacacacacatacacacacacacacacacacacacacacacacacacacacacacacacacacacatatatatatatatatatatatgtatcgtgtgtttatgtatgaaaataagaatatccCATTCTTGTCACTTGTCAATGATAGTCTACAAGCCTACGTATTCTACATCTTTACATAAATGtagttaaatatacacataaagagaaaCATTTTCGTGTGTTTTCGTTTGACAGATTCGTGACAatctaggaaaaaaaataatgtaacgaaaataatcacaaaaatgaatgaataattatagagaaatatacaaataaaacacaaataggaaattaaagaaaactaaatataatcaatattatcaagaACGATAAGATatcaaattacaagaaaaaaaataaataaaagtagcaACACGCAAAGAAACAAATGGCCTGTAACATCTAGAATGGGGGGTACTGCAGACAAGTCTTTACTTTACCCCAGTGGCATTCAGTGGCGAAAGTGAGCCTGTGACTGGTGATCGAAGGTCCTTCCTCACTCGGCTTGCGACCGAAAACATCTGAGGAAGTCCCTGCGTGTTGCCGCTAACTGTACTTGCCCGTCGCCATgacgttgcacacacacacgcatgtaggtatgcgtatatgtgtatataaatccatctatctatctatctatctatctatctatctatctatctatctatctatatatgtgtgtgtacacattagaaaacctttaaatatatatatatatatatatatatatatatatatatatatatatatataaatatgtatatgtatatatatatacatatttataataatatatatgtatatatatttatattaatatatatatattcatattaatatatatatatatatatatatatatatacatatttatactaatatatatatctatatatatctatattaatatatatatatatatatatttatttatttatacagccattcaatccactgcaggacataggctattgagaggttatatgacagagtcacccttgcctgatcggatgcccttcctaatcaaccgcggttcggcgcgctaacacttgtaccacggcggtaacttcccctatgacacctgcgctcaaattctcaaggcgatatgtcgtttcctcggcctcgagcaagcagtcagagcgcaggtatttttttcgaccgccgctaaccactagactatcgcgtcatatatatatatatatatatatatatatatatatatatatatgtgtgtgtgtgtgtgtgtgagtgtgtgtgcgtgtgtgtgtgtatacatacacacatacacacacacttacatacacacacacacacgcacgcacacacacacacacacatatatatactaatatatatatatatatatatatatatatatttatattaatatatatatatatatttatttatttatacagccatccaattcactgcaggacataggcctctctcaattcgctattaagaggttatatggcagtgtcaaccttgcctgatcggatgcccttcctaatcaaccgcagttcggcgcggtaacacttgtaccacggcggtaacttcccctatgacaACTGCGCTcaaattctcaaggcgatatgtcgtttcctcggcctcgagcaagcagtcagagcgcaggtatttttttcgaccgccgctaaccactagactatcgcgtcatatatatatatatatatatatatatatacaaatatatatatacaaatatatatatatacaaatatatatatattcaaatatatatatatatatatatatatatatatatatatatatatatatgtgtgtgtgtgtgtgtgtgtgtgtgtgtgtgtgcatgtgtctgtgtatacatacacacatacacacacacttacacacacacacacacacgcacacacagacacacacacacacacacacacacacacacacatatatatatatatatatatatatatatatatatatatgtatatatatatgtatatatacatatttatactaatatatatgatatatatatttatattaatatatatatatatatttatattaatatatatacatatttatactaatatatatatatatatctatattaatatatatatatatatatatatatatatatatgtatttatttatacagccattcaatccactgcaggacataggcctctctatatgacagtgtcacccttgcctgatcggatgcccttcctaatcaaccgcggttcggcgcgctaacacttgtaccacggcggtaacttcccctatgacacctgcgctcaaattctcaaggcgatatgtcgtttcctcgggctcgagcaagcagtcagagcgcaggtatttttttcgaccgccgctaaccactagacacacacatatatatatatatatatatatatatatatatatatacatatatatatatatatatatatatatatatatatatatatatatatatatatgtatgtgtgtgtgtgtgtatgtgtgtgtgtgtgtgtgtgtgtaagtgtgtgtgtatgtgtgtgagtgtgtgtgtgtgtatgtatatatatatatatacacacatatatatatatatatatacataaatacatacatacatatatacatacaaatatatatatatatatatatatatatatatatatatatacatatttatatatacatacatacatgcatcttacatacatacatacatacatacatacatacatacatacatacacacacacacacatacacacacacaaacacaaacatatatatatgtacatatatatatatatatatatatatatatatatgtgtatatatatatatatatatatatatatatatatatatatatatgtgcatatatatatatatatatatatatatatatatatatatatacaaacacacatacacacgcacgcacacacacacacacacacagacacacacacacacacacacacacacacacatatatatatatatatatatatatatatatatatatatatatatatatatatacatatatattcatatatatataaatgaatgactaaatagataaatagatatatatacatataactgccgcgatggtccagtggttagagcactaggctccgaccctcgcggtcccgagttcaattccccgtcgcggcggtcgtaaaaatacctgcgctctgactgctggctcgagcccgagaaaacgacatatcactttgagaagtgtgtgtgtgtgtgtgtgtgtgtgtgtgtgcatgtgtgtgtgtgtgtgagtgtgcgtatgagtgtatgtgcacgcgcgtgtaagtgcgtatgtgtgcaagtgtgtatatgcgcggcacgcgcgctcgtgtgtgtggtagtgtgtgtgtgtgtgtggtagtgtgtgtgtgtgtgtgtgtgtgtgtgtgtgtgtgtgtgcaggccttTTCTGTATCCTTAGTAGTGTACATAAGGACAAGAAGACCACCACGCCCCCTTCCGGCCATGTGACCAACGTATGTGACCTACTTATGTGACCTAATTATGTAACATGACCTTGTTCATTGTACATTCCAGGTAGATAATTGACATGTATTTTACACATCAGCATCATATACTTAATGCCAATTGCTTTTAATGATTAAAAAAGTCATGTCATAAcagttaaattatttttaaaaatgtatacttCTGCATCCCTTGGATGTTCCTACCCGCCAGCCTACCTGGGTAGCGGAAACCGAtggcgggcggaggaggaggaggaggaggaggaagaaaggggggaatggtGTATGTTCTTAGGTGCTAACTGTACAAATGGCCATAATGTTATaattaaggagaaggaggaggaggaggacgaggatgtgtGTATGTCCTTAGGTGTTTAACTACCATAGCTTTCTACTGTGGTAATTGGGCTTACACTGTGTACAAATTGGACTCCCTCACAATTTCTCGGGGTTACCAGCCATGTCACAACAAGTACAGGTAACCATAGGCTATTGGGTTCACACTGCGTACAAATTAGCTAACGGGATTGATCTTCCGCGGTGTTACCCTCCATGTTACAAAAGGTGCAGTCAACCATATAGTATTGGTCAATTCCCAATTTTCGTTCTCTATCATATTTgctcacatataataaataacttATACTTATGATAATTGTTCATAACACATCTGGATAATGAATTGATTTGTGTATTGTCCGATCACAGCGGTGCATTTTCCTCTCAATCAAAGGACCATAAAACTAGAACagatgtttattattttattcaggtGACAAACAGAAACCGACATCAATCGATGGCCCGGGGAACATATATCAATAGTCGTGTGTTTCCGGGATGATGATAACCTTCTTTTCTTAGAAGGTTGTACCGCTGCTCTCTCAGTTAAAAATATGCACACCTCACCGACACGGCCTGTATCtgtaacacatatacaaacaatcaGATTTTAAAAGAATAATCACAACTGCAAATAACAGTCAAGACATACAAATCTTCAactagaaatattaataacagtatacTCACTCTTAAGAAATTCGGAACTACATTCGTTCAGGTTCGGTACAGTATAAATTTTAGGGACAACATCCTTGGACTTCACTGAAATATAAAATCAATACAATTACTCAAAGGTTCTGCATACATTGATAGATACGCACATATTCACTTTAACTTCGGTCAAACCAAAGttatatacatcaataaaaaGCAATAACCACCACTTATTATAAATATAGCgttaaaactaaaaatatagaaaagagagtCTTTAaggttttgt
Proteins encoded in this region:
- the LOC125027571 gene encoding uncharacterized protein LOC125027571 — encoded protein: MPRYSLFCEVLSCVKSKDVVPKIYTVPNLNECSSEFLKNTGRVGEVCIFLTERAAVQPSKKRRLSSSRKHTTIDICSPGHRLMSVSVCHLNKIINICSSFMVL